In Harpia harpyja isolate bHarHar1 chromosome Z, bHarHar1 primary haplotype, whole genome shotgun sequence, a single window of DNA contains:
- the PELO gene encoding protein pelota homolog, which yields MKLVRKDLEKDNAGQVTLIPEEPEDMWHTYNLLQVGDSLRASTIRKVQTESATGSVGSNRIRTTLTLCVAAIDFDSQACQLRVKGTNIQENEYVKMGAYHTIELEPNRQFTLAKKQWDSVVLERIEQACDPAWNADVAAVVMQEGLAHVCLVTPNMTLTRAKVEVNIPRKRKGNCSQHDRALERFYEQVVQAIQRHINFAVVKCVLVASPGFVREQFCDYMFQQAVKTDNKLLLENRSKFLQVHSSSGHKYALKEALCDPAVTSRLSDTKAAGEVKALDDFYKMLQHEPDRAFYGLKHVEKANEAMAIDTLLISDELFRHQDVATRARYVRLVDSVRENMGTVRIFSSLHVSGEQLGRLTGVAAILRFPVAEVSDQEDDSSSEED from the exons ATGAAGCTGGTGAGGAAGGACCTGGAGAAGGATAATGCGGGGCAGGTGACGCTGATCCCTGAGGAGCCGGAGGACATGTGGCACACCTACAACCTGCTGCAGGTGGGTGACAGCCTGCGGGCCTCCACCATCCGGAAGGTGCAGACCGAGTCGGCCACGGGCAGCGTGGGCAGCAACCGCATCCGCACCACCCTCACCCTCTGCGTGGCGGCCATCGACTTTGACTCGCAGGCCTGCCAGCTGCGGGTCAAGGGCACTAACATCCAAGAGAATGAGTACGTCAAGATGGGGGCCTACCACACCATCGAGCTGGAGCCCAACCGGCAGTTCACGCTGGCAAAGAAGCAGTGGGACAGCGTGGTGCTGGAGCGCATCGAGCAGGCCTGCGACCCAGCCTGGAACGCTGATGTGGCAGCCGTGGTCATGCAGGAAGGGTTGGCTCACGTCTGCCTGGTTACGCCAAACATGACGCTTACCCGCGCCAAGGTGGAGGTGAACATCCCCCGCAAGCGGAAAGGGAATTGCAGTCAGCATGACCGGGCCCTAGAGAGGTTTTACGAGCAGGTGGTGCAAGCCATCCAGCGGCATATCAACTTTGCGGTGGTGAAGTGCGTACTGGTGGCTAGCCCAGGCTTTGTACGGGAGCAGTTTTGTGACTACATGTTCCAGCAGGCGGTCAAGACTGATAACAAGCTTCTGCTGGAGAACAGGTCCAAGTTCTTACAG gtCCACTCTTCCTCGGGACATAAATACGCATTGAAGGAAGCCCTCTGCGACCCAGCTGTAACTAGCCGTCTCTCTGACACTAAGGCAGCTGGTGAGGTCAAAGCCTTAGATGACTTCTATAAAATGCTGCAGCATGAGCCTGACCGGGCTTTTTATGGTCTAAAACATGTGGAGAAGGCCAATGAAGCCATGGCCATCGATACCTTGCTGATCAGTGATGAGCTTTTCCGGCACCAGGATGTGGCTACACGTGCCCGATATGTTAGATTGGTAGATAGTGTACGTGAGAACATGGGCACAGTACGCATTTTCTCCAGCCTTCATGTGTCTGGAGAGCAGCTTGGCCGACTGACAGGGGTGGCAGCCATCCTGCGCTTTCCTGTTGCTGAGGTCTCTGACCAGGAAGATGATTCTAGCTCTGAAGAGGATTGA